A stretch of the Zonotrichia albicollis isolate bZonAlb1 chromosome 31, bZonAlb1.hap1, whole genome shotgun sequence genome encodes the following:
- the LOC106630592 gene encoding uncharacterized protein LOC106630592 — translation MPRDTEAGEEEVSAPFCAAPSPSPARPRLQLSPGGSPCPCLWHGGKSHPVLVLPPPEQELSMESREDKCPRQNLVEEAVLSGSTAHEANGEEKPRRCRTRRGCKRSRRGSEGERASLGREGVRRRSQSLELVLHEQLHDGEKPHTCEECGKSFRWSCHLNVHQRIHTGERPYECGECGKSFNRSSHLIIHHRTHTGEKPFECGGCGMCFTDSSNLIRHQRTHTGERPYECSKCGKRFKTSSDLLLHYQTHTEERPFQRPNCGKGFKRNCTLIRHRRIHTGERPYECPQCGKSFSQSSHLTQHQRRHR, via the coding sequence atgccccgggacactgaggcaggtgaggaggaagtcagtgcccctttctgtgctgctccatctcccagcccagcacggccccggctgcagctcagccctgggggatctccttgcccttgcctgtggcacggaggcaaatcccatcctgtccttgtccttcctcccccagagcaggagctgagcatggagagcagggaggacaaatgcccgcggcagaacctggtggaagaggccgttttgagcggctccacggcgcacgaagccaacggggaggaaaagccccggagatgccgcacgaggaggggctgcaaacgcagccggcggggatctgagggggaaagagccagcctgggccgggaaggcgTCCGGAGACGGAGCCAGAGCttggagctggtgctccatgagcagctccatgatggggagaagccccacacgtgcgaggagtgtgggaagagcttcaggtggagcTGCCAcctgaatgtgcaccagaggatccacactggggagaggccctacgagtgtggggagtgtgggaagagcttcaaccGGAGCTCCCACTTAATCATACACCacaggacccacactggggagaagccctttgagtgtggggGGTGTGGGATGTGCTTCACAGACAGCTCCAACCTGATCAgacaccagaggacccacactggggagaggccctatgagtgttccaagtgtgggaagaggtttaaGACCAGCTCCGATCTCCTCCTGCACTATCAGACTCACACAGAAGAGAGGCCCTTCCAACGCCCCAactgcgggaagggattcaagcgcAACTGCACCCTCATCAgacaccggcgcatccacactggggagaggccctacgagtgtccccagtgtgggaagagcttctcacagagctctcacttgacccaacaccaacggaggcaccggtaa